The following proteins are encoded in a genomic region of Oncorhynchus gorbuscha isolate QuinsamMale2020 ecotype Even-year linkage group LG11, OgorEven_v1.0, whole genome shotgun sequence:
- the LOC123989597 gene encoding nucleolar and coiled-body phosphoprotein 1-like, protein MRLRRFFFHTSLVKMAEQSSVPSDLYKHVYSFLLENKFTKAAQHFIKQAKVPPQDEKEAAGLLDIFNFWVKSPEAKKRKALPIGPGSSDRPSAKKAKTAESSSEESSSEEEEAAAPAKATPTAAKAPRPAKSDSSSSDDSSDEEEEEEAVAKKPVAIKAPVKSPVVSAARTKSSSSESSEDEAKAPAAKRKAAAATPKAGKAPAATPKAAAQKKTASSSSEDSSSEDEAPTKTPVKPPGPVKTPPAKDSSSSDSSDEEEEEEKKKKKKKKVSGNELLFSAILLSDTSLFSSAKTVKTTPAKTLTPKAAAAAKKGESSSESTDSSSEEEAAKKPAAKKATPAKATPAKATPAKATPAKATPAKATPAKATPAKATPAKATPAEDSDSSSEDEEEAKKPEVIRVKSTAVKVTVTPAKEDSSSDSSSEEEEEEKGAKTVKVAPATATVTVAEVKERGAKTVTVAGAKATVKVVEDGSSSSSSEDDEEGTVKAAPAKATPTVTRGKAAESSSDSDSSSEDEEEAKKPAAKVTPAKTAPAKKSDSSSSDSDSSSEDETPAKPAAAAPKAPAKAATENSSDSDSSSEDDEPPAKKATPASVAKSASKPATPVPKSASKPATPVPKSASKPATPVTKPAAGESSSDSDSSSEDDEPPAKKATPASVAKSASKPATPVPKSASKPATPVTKPAAGESSSDSDSSSEDDEPPAKKATPASVAKSASKPATPVPKSASKPATPVTKAAESSSDSDSSSDEDEAIAKKATSKPATPVVTKSAPAKAAAESSSDSDSSDSEDQAATKKTTPKTTPKPAAKSPAVKTPAKAAESSSSEESSSDEEASKKTVKPAATPKTTPKTTPAARPKTKEASSSSDDSSSSEEEEAAEKAPAAVATPIANGIVNGKRKRDEGASEDEEELTTPKNNKAAAATTPQTFPKVSKKINVPFRRIREEEIDVDNRLADNSFDAKRGSDGDWGQRANDVLRFTKGKSFRHEKTKKKRGSYCGGAISQSVNSIKFDSD, encoded by the exons ATGCGTCTTCGGCGATTTTTCTTCCACACGAGCCTGGTGAAAATGGCGGAGCAAAGTTCCGTGCCGAGTGATCTTTACAAACATGTCTATTCATTTCTACTGGAGAACAAGTTTACCAAGGCTGCCCAACACTTCATCAAACAAGCTAAAGTG CCACCCCAGGATGAAAAAGAAGCCGCTGGTCTtcttgacattttcaacttctggGTGAA GTCTCCCGAAGCTAAGAAACGCAAGGCGCTGCCCATCGGTCCTGGGTCCAGTGACCGTCCGTCTGCTAAGAAGGCAAAGACTGCAGAGAGCTCCAGTGAGGAGTCGAGCAGTGAGGAGGAGGAAGCTGCAGCACCTGCCAAGGCCACGCCCACAG CAGCCAAGGCTCCACGCCCTGCTAAATCAGATTCCAGCAGCAGTGATGATTCCAGtgacgaagaggaggaggaggaggctgtagCGAAG AAACCTGTAGCAATCAAAGCCCCAGTGAAGAGCCCAGTGGTGTCAGCAGCCAGGACAAAGAGCTCCAGCAGTGAGTCATCAGAAGATGAGGCCAAAGCTCCTGCAGCTA AACGAAAGGCTGCAGCCGCGACCCCTAAGGCAGGAAAGGCTCCTGCCGCGACCCCTAAGGCAGCAGCTCAGAAGAAGACTGCGAGCAGCAGTAGTGAAGACAGCTCCAGTGAAGACGAGGCGCCCACTAAG ACCCCGGTGAAACCTCCTGGCCCCGTCAAGACCCCTCCAGCCAAGGACAGTAGTTCCTCGGACAgcagtgatgaggaggaggaggaggagaagaagaagaagaagaagaagaaagtgtCAGGTAACGAACTACTGTTT AGTGCTATCCTGCTATCTGACACCTCGTTATTCTCCTCAGCTAAAACAGTCAAAACCACCCCAGCCAAGACTTTGACCCCCAAAGCTGCTGCAGCTGCTAAGAAGGGAGAGTCCAGCTCTGAGAGCACAG ACTCCAGCTCTGAAGAAGAAGCAGCAAAGAAGCCAGCAGCAAAGAAGGCTACCCCAGCGAAGGCTACCCCAGCGAAGGCTACCCCAGCGAAGGCTACCCCAGCGAAGGCTACCCCAGCGAAGGCTACCCCAGCGAAGGCTACCCCAGCGAAGGCTACCCCAGCGAAGGCTACCCCAGCAGAAGACTCTGACTCCAGCTCTGAGGATGAAGAAGAGGCTAAGAAGCCAGAAGTAATAAGGGTTAAGTCCACAGCTGTCAAAGTAACGGTTACCCCTGCCAAGGAAGACTCTTCCTCAGACTCCAgctcagaggaggaagaggaggagaagggtgcgAAGACTGTGAAAGTGGCGCCAGCTACAGCAACCGTAACGGTGGCAGAGGTGAAGGAGCGGGGGGCCAAGACTGTGACTGTAGCGGGGGCCAAGGCTACTGTGAAGGTGGTGGAAGACGGCTCCTCTTCCTCGAGCTCAGAGGATGACGAAGAGGGGACAGTGAAAGCAGCACCAGCTAAGGCGACTCCTACCGTGACCCGAGGCAAGGCTGCTGAATCCTCCTCGGACTCCGACTCGAGCTCAGAAGATGAGGAAGAGGCTAAAAAACCAGCAGCCAAGGTGACTCCAGCAAAGACTGCCCCAGCTAAGAAATCAGACTCTTCCAGCTCTG ACTCTGACAGCAGTTCTGAGGACGAGACACCAGCTAAACCTGCTGCAGCTGCTCCCAAGGCCCCAGCCAAGGCTGCTACAGAAAACAGCTCGGACTCCGACTCTTCTTCTGAAGATGACGAACCCCCAGCTAAGAAGGCTACCCCAGCCTCTGTTGCTAAATCAGCTTCCAAACCAGCAACCCCGGTTCCTAAATCAGCCTCCAAACCAGCAACCCCGGTTCCTAAATCGGCCTCCAAACCAGCAACCCCGGTTACTAAACCAGCTGCAGGGGAGAGCAGCTCGGACTCCGACTCTTCTTCTGAAGATGACGAACCCCCAGCTAAGAAGGCTACCCCAGCCTCTGTTGCTAAATCAGCTTCCAAACCAGCAACCCCGGTTCCTAAATCAGCTTCCAAACCAGCAACCCCGGTTACTAAACCAGCTGCAGGAGAGAGCAGCTCGGACTCCGACTCTTCTTCTGAAGATGACGAACCCCCAGCTAAGAAGGCTACCCCAGCCTCTGTTGCTAAATCAGCTTCCAAACCAGCAACCCCGGTTCCTAAATCAGCTTCCAAACCAGCAACCCCGGTTACTAAAGCAGCCGAGAGCAGTTCAGACTCCGACTCTAGCTCAGATGAGGATGAGGCCATAGCTAAGAAGGCTACCTCTAAACCAGCCACCCCAGTGGTGACTAAATCAGCCCCAGCCAAGGCAGCAGCCGAGAGCAGCTCCGATTCAGACAGCTCGGACTCGGAGGACCAGGCTGCTACGAAGAAGACCACCCCCAAGACCACCCCCAAACCTGCAGCCAAGAGTCCTGCCGTCAAGACACCGGCTAAAGCTGCAGAGTCGTCATCGTCCGAGGAGAGTAGCTCTGACGAAGAGGCCAGTAAAAAGACTGTGAAACCTGCCGCCACCCCCAAGACCACCCCCAAGACCACCCCAGCAGCCAGACCTAAAACCAAGGAGGCCAGCAGCTCATCAGACGACTCTTCTTCGTCTGAAGAAGAAGAGGCAGCGGAGAAAGCACCGGCAGCAGTCGCCACTCCCATCGCTAACG GCATTGTAAACGGTAAGAGAAAAAGGGATGAAGGAGCCTCGGAGGATGAGGAAGAATTAACGACACCTAAAAATAACaaggcagcagcagcaacaacaccaCAGACGTTCCCGAAAGTCTCTAAGAAg
- the mrps6 gene encoding 28S ribosomal protein S6, mitochondrial: MPRYELALIVKAMQRPETAALLRRTVETLMERGAVVRGLENLGEKLLPYKISKHNERHTRGGYFLIDFHAAPGIVTGLLDHLERDIDVVRPTVLKNDPEPSHGPCCGHPVASKHQDTV; the protein is encoded by the coding sequence ATGCCTCGATATGAACTCGCCCTCATTGTAAAGGCCATGCAGAGGCCGGAGACCGCGGCACTTTTGCGGCGCACAGTGGAAACCTTGATGGAGCGAGGCGCTGTGGTGAGAGGCCTGGAGAACCTCGGAGAGAAACTTCTACCGTACAAGATATCGAAACACAACGAGCGACACACGCGCGGTGGATACTTTCTGATTGACTTCCACGCTGCTCCCGGTATTGTCACGGGCTTGCTGGATCATCTGGAGAGGGACATTGACGTGGTGAGGCCTACGGTCTTGAAGAATGATCCGGAGCCTTCCCATGGACCCTGCTGCGGACACCCGGTGGCATCTAAACACCAGGACACAGTGTAG
- the LOC124048064 gene encoding equilibrative nucleoside transporter 1-like isoform X2: MSYAILPKLEFYRYYSKRQRGNRLSDEVNRLDENAAATTPVLKQGEEEQTVSMLTIFKKPGKDSKLVPIFMVARVIFVPLFMLCNVQPRYNLPVVFQHDAWFIVFMILFAFSSGYLASLCMCFGPKLVAPHEAETAGAIMAFFLSLGLALGASFSFFFRAIV; this comes from the exons GAGTTCTATCGATATTACAGCAAGAGACAACGTGGAAACAGGCTTAGTGACGAGGTGAACAGGCTGGACG AAAATGCTGCAGCGACTACACCAGTTCTCAAACAAGGAGAAGAGGAACAAACCGTGTCCATGCTGACCATCTTCAAGAAG CCTGGGAAGGACAGCAAACTGGTGCCCATTTTTATGGTAGCCCGTGTGATCTTTGTGCCTCTCTTCATGCTGTGCAACGTTCAGCCCCGCTACAACCTGCCTGTCGTCTTTCAACACGATGCCTGGTTCATCGTCTTCATGATCCTCTTCGCCTTCTCCAGCGGATACCTGGCCAGCCTCTGCATGTGCTTCGGCCCCAA attagTTGCTCCTCATGAGGCAGAGACTGCTGGTGCCATCATGGCATTCTTCCTGTCCCTGGGTTTGGCTCTGGGAGCATCCTTCTCATTCTTCTTCAGAGCCATAGTCTAA
- the LOC124048064 gene encoding equilibrative nucleoside transporter 1-like isoform X1, whose amino-acid sequence MSYAILPKLEFYRYYSKRQRGNRLSDEVNRLDENAAATTPVLKQGEEEQTVSMLTIFKKRCTSSPSAVSCSLTVSDWAGRSLTAVCMWPGKDSKLVPIFMVARVIFVPLFMLCNVQPRYNLPVVFQHDAWFIVFMILFAFSSGYLASLCMCFGPKLVAPHEAETAGAIMAFFLSLGLALGASFSFFFRAIV is encoded by the exons GAGTTCTATCGATATTACAGCAAGAGACAACGTGGAAACAGGCTTAGTGACGAGGTGAACAGGCTGGACG AAAATGCTGCAGCGACTACACCAGTTCTCAAACAAGGAGAAGAGGAACAAACCGTGTCCATGCTGACCATCTTCAAGAAG agaTGTACTTCATCCCCGTCTGCTGTTTCCTGCTCTTTAACCGTGAGCGACTGGGCCGGGAGAAGCCTCACTGCTGTGTGCATGTGG CCTGGGAAGGACAGCAAACTGGTGCCCATTTTTATGGTAGCCCGTGTGATCTTTGTGCCTCTCTTCATGCTGTGCAACGTTCAGCCCCGCTACAACCTGCCTGTCGTCTTTCAACACGATGCCTGGTTCATCGTCTTCATGATCCTCTTCGCCTTCTCCAGCGGATACCTGGCCAGCCTCTGCATGTGCTTCGGCCCCAA attagTTGCTCCTCATGAGGCAGAGACTGCTGGTGCCATCATGGCATTCTTCCTGTCCCTGGGTTTGGCTCTGGGAGCATCCTTCTCATTCTTCTTCAGAGCCATAGTCTAA